The following are from one region of the Salvia splendens isolate huo1 chromosome 2, SspV2, whole genome shotgun sequence genome:
- the LOC121776748 gene encoding uncharacterized protein LOC121776748 produces the protein MPKNSFLFPSFLSSRPVTSSHGDPPISNPSPSLFHLQFYHPRVTQVNTLALQSFSHIALHKKKKKRERDSEKEPRERGEGEVASILFQPQPSSILENFCRGCFGLISGWFRGCATTDGAAAPGGSSSSLTRQLRGGDEQQQPDPAAERRRRAAAAVSPAPQRRHPVFPTSSSSRGVSAQIFGSRADRGSGDCSVAAMAARNSDNSDRGTTSEILELPIWAREKRERREREGRQ, from the exons ATGCCCAagaattcttttctttttccttcttttctttcttctcgGCCGGTTACATCCTCCCATGGAGACCCTCCAATTTCCAATCCTTCACCTTCCCTCTTCCACCTTCAATTCTACCACCCAAGAGTCACACAAGTTAATACATTAGCCCTTCAATCCTTTTCTCACATTGcacttcacaaaaaaaaaaaaaagagagaaagagatagcGAGAAAGAGCCGAGAGAAAGGGGAGAAGGAGAAGTAGCTTCCATCTTGTTTCAACCACAACCAAGTTCAATTCTTGAG AACTTTTGTCGGGGCTGTTTCGGGTTGATATCGGGGTGGTTTCGGGGCTGCGCGACCACCGACGGAGCAGCGGCTCCcggcggcagcagcagcagcctgaCCCGGCAGCTGAGAGGCGGCGACGAGCAGCAGCAACCTGACCCGGCGGCTGAGAGGCGGCGACGAGCTGCAGCAGCAGTGTCGCCTGCACCGCAGCGGCGGCATCCCGTCTTCCCGACGAGCAGCAGCAGCCGAGGCGTTTCGGCGCAGATTTTCGGTTCAAGAGCAGACCGGGGTAGCGGAGACTGCTCAGTAGCAGCGATGGCTGCTCGGAACAGTGACAACAGCGACAGAGGAACGACGTCGGAGATTTTGGAACTCCCGATTTGGGcgagggagaagagagagagaagagagagagaagggagacAGTGA